Proteins from one Amycolatopsis benzoatilytica AK 16/65 genomic window:
- a CDS encoding GNAT family N-acetyltransferase, whose protein sequence is MVGRVTEIVTERLVLRPFVEADRQAVLEIQTDPETNRFNPRPPDAATTRLTFDSWLAHWAELGYGYLAVRERGKPAAADGSDVIGMTGVRKRDFRGEKVLNLGYRFRPSAWGKGYALEAARAAVEWAEREIPEIPVLISVTVTNEPSLRVVEKLGFTKYQEDVYDGAMSRHFRR, encoded by the coding sequence ATGGTCGGACGAGTGACAGAGATCGTGACGGAACGGCTGGTGCTGCGGCCGTTCGTGGAGGCGGACCGGCAGGCGGTGCTGGAGATCCAGACCGATCCGGAGACGAACCGGTTCAACCCGCGGCCGCCGGACGCCGCCACCACGCGGCTGACCTTCGACAGCTGGCTCGCGCATTGGGCCGAGCTCGGCTACGGCTATCTGGCAGTGCGGGAACGCGGCAAGCCGGCGGCCGCGGACGGGTCGGACGTGATCGGGATGACCGGAGTACGGAAGCGGGATTTCCGGGGAGAGAAGGTGCTGAACCTGGGGTACCGGTTCCGCCCGTCGGCGTGGGGAAAGGGCTACGCGCTGGAGGCCGCCCGGGCGGCGGTGGAGTGGGCGGAACGGGAGATCCCGGAGATTCCGGTGCTGATCAGCGTGACGGTGACGAACGAGCCGTCGCTGCGGGTCGTGGAGAAGCTGGGTTTCACGAAGTACCAGGAGGACGTTTACGACGGAGCGATGTCGCGGCATTTCCGCCGGTAG
- a CDS encoding alpha/beta fold hydrolase encodes MSETDLPTEPPSAEVPLVLLHAFPLDARMWDPVRAPLAERLRVITPDQRGLGRSPLPETDAEPSLAHAARDVVALLDKLGLDQVVIGGCSMGGYLAMAVLREAPERVAGLILIDTKATSDTPEAAEMREVVAKRAEEEGVAGWLADANLPKLLADTASPDVVTRVRELIDAQPPSGVAWASRAIRTRPDSVELLRETEIPALVIVGERDILTPLEDANTMVEALPNATLVVVPEAGHLSSLEAPASVVEAILGWYPVS; translated from the coding sequence ATGAGCGAGACCGACCTGCCGACCGAACCGCCGTCCGCCGAAGTCCCGTTGGTGCTCTTGCACGCTTTCCCGCTCGACGCGCGCATGTGGGACCCGGTCCGTGCGCCGCTCGCCGAGCGGCTCCGCGTCATCACGCCGGACCAGCGCGGCCTCGGCCGCAGCCCGCTGCCGGAGACCGACGCCGAGCCGAGCCTCGCGCACGCCGCCCGGGACGTCGTCGCGCTGCTCGACAAGCTCGGGCTCGACCAGGTGGTTATCGGCGGCTGCTCGATGGGCGGTTATCTCGCGATGGCCGTCCTCCGCGAGGCTCCCGAACGCGTCGCCGGGCTCATTCTCATCGACACCAAGGCGACTTCGGACACGCCAGAAGCCGCGGAGATGCGTGAAGTCGTCGCGAAGCGCGCCGAGGAAGAAGGCGTGGCCGGCTGGCTCGCTGACGCGAACCTGCCGAAGCTGCTCGCTGACACCGCGTCTCCGGACGTCGTCACGCGCGTACGTGAACTGATCGACGCACAGCCGCCGTCGGGGGTCGCCTGGGCTTCGCGCGCGATTCGTACTCGGCCCGACTCGGTGGAGCTGCTGCGCGAAACGGAGATTCCGGCGCTGGTAATCGTCGGCGAGCGCGACATCCTTACGCCGCTCGAGGACGCGAACACCATGGTGGAAGCGCTGCCCAACGCGACTCTCGTCGTGGTTCCCGAGGCCGGTCACCTGTCGTCGTTGGAAGCGCCCGCAAGCGTTGTCGAGGCGATCCTCGGCTGGTACCCGGTCAGCTGA
- a CDS encoding aminoglycoside phosphotransferase family protein yields the protein MADPHRDAAVSAALSVGRRFGLRTEAARVLHERSNVLVRMGPVVARIPGTTQLLRPDATPWLERDVALSAHLTQRGVRVVSPTTDPPAGPHFADGLPVTLWHWTDHDPGHRHSPAEVAGSLAEVHRALRDYPGELPDRGPVSELRGLIALNTAALDGFGERIGAECDRLEALLPTGPGQPLHGDAHPGNLIQTADGPCWLDFEDAWRGPLEWDLAILARQGGPEFLAAYPGEADEAVLATCTQLRSVFAVAWRFLIAQRFPDRLDEARVTAAEYFS from the coding sequence ATGGCAGACCCGCACCGCGATGCGGCGGTCTCCGCGGCGCTCTCGGTCGGCCGCCGGTTCGGCCTCCGCACCGAGGCCGCGCGGGTGCTCCACGAGCGCTCGAACGTGCTGGTGAGGATGGGTCCGGTCGTCGCGCGGATCCCCGGCACGACCCAGCTGCTGCGGCCGGACGCGACGCCGTGGCTGGAGAGGGACGTCGCACTGTCGGCACATCTCACCCAGCGTGGTGTGCGCGTCGTCTCACCGACGACGGATCCCCCGGCCGGCCCCCATTTCGCGGATGGCCTGCCGGTCACGCTCTGGCATTGGACCGATCACGATCCTGGCCATCGGCACTCCCCGGCCGAGGTCGCCGGATCGCTGGCCGAGGTGCACCGCGCGCTGCGCGACTATCCGGGCGAACTGCCCGATCGCGGGCCAGTTTCGGAACTGCGCGGCCTGATCGCCCTCAACACCGCCGCGCTGGACGGCTTCGGCGAGCGGATCGGCGCGGAATGCGACCGGCTCGAAGCACTCCTGCCGACCGGCCCCGGCCAGCCCCTGCACGGCGACGCGCACCCCGGCAACCTGATCCAGACCGCCGACGGCCCGTGCTGGCTCGACTTCGAAGACGCGTGGCGCGGACCGCTCGAATGGGACCTGGCGATCCTCGCGCGCCAAGGCGGGCCGGAATTCCTCGCCGCGTACCCGGGCGAAGCGGACGAAGCCGTCCTCGCGACGTGTACGCAGCTTCGGTCGGTTTTCGCGGTGGCGTGGCGCTTCCTGATCGCACAGCGGTTCCCAGACCGGCTGGACGAGGCGCGCGTCACCGCAGCGGAGTACTTCAGCTGA
- the ctaD gene encoding cytochrome c oxidase subunit I: MTAVAPKPIATRPYPARETAKGSYLLRLFRTTDHKQIGIMYLVASFAFFMVGGAMAMLMRTELAQPGQQFLSQEQYNQLFTMHGTVMLLLYATPSLFGFANFILPLQIGSPDVAFPRLNAFSFWLFLFGSLIVLSGFLTPGGAADFGWFAYTPLSDAIHSPGVGADLWIAGLAVSGLGTILGGVNMITTVVCLRAPGMTMYRMPIFTWNILITSILILLAFPILTAALFGLMADRHLGAHVFDPANGGVILWQHLFWFFGHPEVYIVALPFFGIVSEIFPVFSRKPVFGYKGLVFATLSIAALSVAVWAHHMYATGAVLLPFFSFMTFLIAVPTGVKFFNWIGTMWKGQLSFETPMIFSMGFIVTFLFGGLTGIMLAAPAIDFHVSDSYFVVAHFHYVLYGTIVFATFAGIYFWFPKITGRMMDEKLGKWHFWTTFIGFHTTFLVQHWLGAEGMPRRYADYLASDGFTTLNTISTIGAYILGASTLPFIWNVFKSYRYGEIVTVDDPWGYGNSLEWATSCPPPRHNFTELPRIRSERPAFELHYPHMMERIHAEGEIGFFGKAKHLAAPSQKLVEATMPGDHGKDNASEQ, encoded by the coding sequence GTGACGGCCGTAGCCCCGAAGCCGATCGCAACGCGCCCGTATCCCGCGCGCGAGACGGCAAAGGGTTCGTACCTGCTGCGGTTGTTCCGCACGACGGACCACAAGCAGATCGGGATCATGTATCTCGTCGCGTCGTTCGCCTTCTTCATGGTCGGCGGCGCGATGGCCATGCTCATGCGGACGGAGCTCGCCCAGCCGGGCCAGCAGTTCCTGTCCCAGGAGCAGTACAACCAGCTGTTCACCATGCACGGCACGGTGATGCTGCTGCTGTACGCGACGCCCAGCCTGTTCGGGTTCGCGAACTTCATCCTGCCGCTGCAGATCGGTTCGCCGGATGTCGCGTTCCCGCGCCTGAACGCGTTCTCGTTCTGGCTGTTCCTCTTCGGCAGTCTGATCGTGCTGTCCGGCTTCCTCACCCCGGGTGGCGCCGCCGACTTCGGCTGGTTCGCCTACACGCCGCTGTCCGACGCGATCCACTCGCCAGGCGTAGGCGCCGACCTGTGGATCGCCGGTCTAGCGGTATCCGGTCTGGGCACGATCCTCGGTGGCGTCAACATGATCACCACCGTGGTGTGCCTGCGCGCGCCCGGCATGACCATGTACCGGATGCCGATCTTCACCTGGAACATCCTGATCACGAGCATCCTGATCCTGCTCGCGTTCCCGATCCTCACCGCGGCCCTGTTCGGCCTGATGGCGGACCGGCACCTCGGCGCCCACGTGTTCGACCCCGCCAACGGCGGCGTGATCCTGTGGCAGCACCTGTTCTGGTTCTTCGGCCATCCCGAGGTGTACATCGTCGCGCTGCCGTTCTTCGGCATCGTGTCGGAGATCTTCCCGGTGTTCAGCCGCAAGCCGGTGTTCGGCTACAAGGGCCTGGTCTTCGCGACGCTGTCGATCGCGGCGCTGTCGGTGGCGGTGTGGGCGCACCACATGTACGCGACCGGCGCGGTCCTGCTGCCGTTCTTCTCCTTCATGACGTTCCTCATCGCGGTCCCGACCGGCGTGAAGTTCTTCAACTGGATCGGCACGATGTGGAAGGGCCAGCTGTCCTTCGAGACGCCGATGATCTTCTCGATGGGCTTCATCGTCACGTTCCTCTTCGGCGGTCTGACCGGCATCATGCTGGCCGCGCCCGCGATCGACTTCCACGTGTCGGACAGCTACTTCGTGGTGGCGCACTTCCACTACGTGCTCTACGGCACGATCGTGTTCGCGACCTTCGCTGGCATCTACTTCTGGTTCCCGAAGATCACCGGCCGGATGATGGACGAGAAGCTCGGCAAGTGGCACTTCTGGACCACGTTCATCGGCTTCCACACCACGTTCCTGGTGCAGCACTGGCTGGGCGCGGAAGGCATGCCGCGGCGTTACGCGGACTACCTGGCCAGCGACGGGTTCACCACGTTGAACACGATCTCCACGATCGGCGCGTACATCCTCGGGGCGTCCACGCTGCCGTTCATCTGGAACGTGTTCAAGAGCTACCGCTACGGCGAGATCGTCACGGTCGACGACCCGTGGGGCTACGGCAACTCGCTCGAGTGGGCCACGTCCTGCCCGCCGCCGCGGCACAACTTCACCGAGCTGCCCCGGATCCGTTCCGAGCGGCCGGCGTTCGAGCTGCACTACCCGCACATGATGGAGCGGATCCACGCGGAAGGCGAGATCGGGTTCTTCGGCAAGGCCAAGCACCTGGCGGCGCCGTCGCAGAAACTGGTCGAGGCCACGATGCCGGGCGACCACGGCAAGGACAACGCCAGCGAGCAGTAG
- the serB gene encoding phosphoserine phosphatase SerB, whose amino-acid sequence MTQTPVLITTTGPDRPGVSSVLFAVLTRHDVDVLDIEQVVIRGQLVLGVLAGVYRDPEGLQESVEQAMATVGMQVEVRIGEAIGADPFALGRRDSSHVLVLLGRPVTARAFSEVARRLAGVEANIDSIRSVADYPVTGLELYVSVREDTEEADAELRSTLADAASEANIDVAVERAGITRRAKRLVVFDVDSTLIQGEVIEMLGAYAGVEEKIREVTEAAMRGELNFTESLEQRVSLLAGLPESVLDEVAKAVELTAGARTTVRTLKRMGFRCGVVSGGFTQVISHLVEDLGLDFAAANELEIVDGKLTGRVVGEVVDRAGKATALRRFAGQYGVPLEACVAVGDGANDIDMLGAAGMGVAFNAKPALREVADTALSHPYLDAVLFVLGVTRAEVEAADAADGLELVRP is encoded by the coding sequence GTGACCCAGACTCCCGTCCTCATCACCACGACCGGTCCGGACAGGCCCGGCGTCTCGTCCGTCCTGTTCGCCGTGCTCACCCGGCACGACGTGGACGTGCTCGACATCGAGCAGGTGGTGATCCGCGGGCAGCTTGTGCTCGGCGTGCTCGCCGGCGTCTACCGCGACCCGGAAGGGCTCCAGGAGTCCGTCGAGCAGGCCATGGCGACGGTCGGCATGCAGGTCGAGGTCCGGATCGGCGAAGCGATCGGAGCGGACCCGTTCGCGCTCGGGCGCCGGGACTCCTCGCATGTGCTGGTGCTGCTCGGACGGCCGGTGACGGCGCGGGCGTTTTCCGAGGTCGCGCGGCGGCTGGCGGGGGTCGAGGCGAACATCGACTCGATTCGCAGCGTCGCCGACTACCCGGTGACCGGGCTGGAGCTGTACGTCTCGGTGCGGGAAGACACCGAAGAGGCCGACGCCGAACTCCGGTCCACGCTGGCGGATGCCGCGTCGGAGGCGAACATCGATGTCGCGGTGGAGCGGGCCGGCATCACGCGCAGGGCGAAGCGGCTGGTGGTCTTCGACGTCGATTCCACGCTCATCCAAGGCGAGGTCATCGAGATGCTCGGTGCGTACGCGGGGGTCGAGGAGAAGATCCGCGAGGTCACCGAGGCCGCGATGCGCGGCGAGCTGAACTTCACCGAATCTCTCGAGCAGCGGGTTTCGCTGCTCGCCGGGCTGCCGGAGTCGGTGCTGGACGAGGTCGCAAAGGCGGTCGAGCTCACCGCGGGCGCTCGGACGACGGTGCGCACGTTGAAGCGGATGGGCTTCCGCTGCGGCGTGGTGTCCGGCGGGTTCACCCAGGTCATCAGCCATCTGGTCGAGGACCTGGGGCTGGACTTCGCGGCCGCCAACGAGCTGGAGATCGTCGACGGGAAACTCACCGGCCGGGTCGTCGGAGAGGTCGTGGACCGGGCTGGAAAGGCGACGGCGCTGCGGCGGTTCGCCGGACAGTACGGGGTCCCGCTGGAAGCGTGCGTCGCGGTCGGCGACGGCGCCAACGACATCGACATGCTCGGTGCGGCGGGCATGGGCGTCGCGTTCAATGCCAAGCCGGCGCTCCGGGAGGTCGCCGACACGGCGCTGTCGCACCCGTACCTGGACGCGGTGCTGTTCGTCCTCGGCGTCACGCGCGCCGAGGTCGAGGCGGCCGACGCGGCGGACGGGCTTGAGCTGGTCCGCCCGTGA
- a CDS encoding peptidyl-tRNA hydrolase — protein sequence MNPVLEPLRSRYATWLGLPAEDTADTSDENPDEVRAMPIILRIERAEPPGRTALLEAAAAAALAVCLDERAAPGGEWAEPVHAWLDNRIRKVARRARGTHWQAVLDQPGITVEVDGAEARALVPGLVKEAPKEVSRLQISGSELPADTPGPAPADVPLLMLNPEVPMTVGKASAQVGHATMILAALLSDAELAAWAARDYRVAVRTPSPGRWKELCPVDDPEAGWRENRVVAVRDAGFTEVDPGTITVLAQHP from the coding sequence GTGAACCCAGTGCTCGAACCGCTGCGCAGCCGGTACGCGACCTGGCTCGGCCTGCCCGCGGAGGACACCGCGGACACTTCGGACGAGAACCCGGACGAGGTCCGCGCGATGCCGATCATTCTGCGGATCGAGCGGGCTGAACCACCGGGGCGCACCGCGCTGCTCGAAGCGGCAGCCGCGGCGGCCTTGGCGGTGTGCTTGGACGAGCGTGCGGCTCCTGGCGGCGAATGGGCCGAGCCGGTGCACGCGTGGCTCGACAACCGGATTCGCAAGGTCGCGCGGCGGGCGCGCGGGACGCACTGGCAAGCCGTGCTCGACCAGCCGGGAATCACCGTGGAGGTCGACGGGGCAGAGGCGCGCGCTCTGGTGCCCGGGCTGGTCAAGGAAGCTCCGAAGGAGGTCTCGCGGCTGCAGATCTCCGGGAGCGAGCTGCCTGCCGACACGCCCGGTCCGGCCCCGGCGGACGTGCCGTTGCTGATGCTCAACCCGGAAGTGCCGATGACCGTCGGGAAAGCGTCCGCCCAGGTCGGGCACGCGACGATGATCCTCGCCGCGCTGCTGTCCGACGCGGAGCTGGCGGCCTGGGCGGCGCGGGACTACCGGGTCGCGGTGCGGACGCCCAGCCCCGGGCGGTGGAAGGAACTGTGCCCGGTCGACGACCCGGAAGCCGGCTGGCGCGAGAACCGGGTGGTCGCGGTCCGGGACGCCGGATTCACCGAGGTCGACCCCGGCACGATCACCGTGCTGGCGCAG